One genomic window of Apium graveolens cultivar Ventura unplaced genomic scaffold, ASM990537v1 ctg8137, whole genome shotgun sequence includes the following:
- the LOC141704698 gene encoding uncharacterized protein LOC141704698, giving the protein MRMGQDIIDDEDISLDSSDFMNHVQGENEPLYPGCESFTKMRALVKLYNLKAKHGISDKCFSDVLLLLASMLPEGNSMPSSFGEAKKTLCTLGMDYEKIHVCPNDCLLYRGERDGDETICRICGASRWKLNKKGEELEGIPAKVLWWPEFAAEARNLWLALSSDGFNPFHGPGSDHSTWPMLLSIYNLPPWLCMKRKYIMLSLLISGPNQPGNDIDVYLQPFIEDLQKLWHGKQVYDAFKKESFILRGILLWTIRDYPALGNLSGNIIKGYNACVVCVDKTKATRLATYKKTVVMRHRRWLPRNHPYRRQKSAFDNTMEKLSEPIPLTGEEVLERVLPLADHVYGKTQNQPRWKKGEPRPIWKKMSIFFQLEYWKFLPVRHTLDVMHIEKNICEALTGTLLNIPGKTKDRESVRIDMAEMGIRMELRPKNSGKKEKLPMASWNLLHKGKKIVFSSLIGMKLPDGFCSNLKGIVSMDTLRLVGMKSHDCHTMLHHLLPIALRSELQKQVRCTIIRFCLFFKAICSKVIEVDKLEKMQSQLVETLCQLEKHFPPSLFDVMIHLSVHLVREVELCGPIFLRWMYPFERYMKTFKGYVRNRAHPEGCIAEAYIAEEAVECLVNFEEPTVGLPGRDKNKEKYRPLSGATMIKPSIKDLHQAHL; this is encoded by the exons ATGAGAATGgggcaggatattatcgatgatGAGGATATTTCGTTAGATTCTTCTGATTTTATGAATCATGTTCAAGGTGAAAATGAACCACTTTATCCTGGATGCGAGAGTTTTACAAAAATGAGAGCTTTAGTCAAGTTGTATAATTTAAAAGCAAAACATGGTATTTCTGATAAATGCTTTTCCGATGTCCTTCTTTTGCTTGCATCAATGCTTCCGGAAGGCAACAGTATGCCTTCATCTTTTGGTGAAGCCAAGAAAACTTTATGTACTTTAGGCATGGATTATGAAAAAATACATGTGTGTCCGAATGATTGTCTCTTATACCGCGGTGAGAGGGACGGAGATGAGACGATTTGCCGAATATGTGGGGCATCTAGATGGAAGTTAAACAAGAAAGGAGAAGAATTGGAAGGGATCCCTGCTAAGGTTCTATG GTGGCCTGAGTTTGCTGCAGAGGCTAGGAACCTTTGGTTAGCTTTATCCTCCGATGGATTTAATCCTTTCCATGGACCAGGAAGTGATCACTCAACATGGCCTATGTTGCTTTCAATTTACAacctcccaccttggctttgtatGAAGAGAAAGTACATTATGCTAAGTCTATTGATATCCGGACCAAATCAGCCTGGAAATGATATTGATGTATACCTTCAACCATTTATAGAAGATTTGCAGAAATTATGGCATGGGAAACAAGTTTATGATGCATTTAAGAAAGAGTCTTTCATACTAAGAGGAATTTTATTGTGGACAATTCGTGATTATCCAGCCTTAGGAAACTTGTCGGGTAACATCATTAAAGGATATAATGCTTGTGTAGTTTGTGTTGATAAAACAAAAGCTACCAGGTTGGCTACTTACAAAAAGACGGTGGTTATGAGACATCGTAGATGGCTGCCCAGAAATCATCCATATCGAAGGCAAAAATCAGCCTTTGATAACACCATGGAGAAGTTATCAGAACCTATTCCTTTAACTGGAGAGGAGGTGTTAGAAAGGGTACTACCACTAGCGGACCATGTTTATGGTAAGACACAAAACCAACCGCGGTGGAAAAAAGGGGAACCTCGACCAATTTGGAAAAAGATGTCTATATTTTTTCAGCTTGAGTACTGGAAGTTTTTGCCAGTTCGCCATACCCTCGATGTGATGCatatagaaaaaaatatatgtgaGGCTTTAACCGGTACATTGCTAAATATTCCCGGGAAGACAAAAGATAGAGAATCTGTTCGTATTGATATGGCTGAAATGGGAATAAGAATGGAGCTGAGACCaaaaaattctggaaaaaaaGAGAAGTTACCGATGGCATCTTGGAACTTATTGCATAAAGGAAAAAAGATTGTCTTCTCGTCCTTGATTGGCATGAAGTTACCTGATGGTTTTTGTTCGAACCTTAAGGGTATAGTATCAATGGACACTCTGCGACTTGTTGGAATGAAATCTCACGACTGTCACACAATGTTGCATCACTTGCTCCCCATCGCACTTCGGTCAGAACTTCAAAAACAGGTCAGGTGCACTATTATCAGGTTTTGCCTTTTTTTCAAGGCAATTTGTAGTAAAGTCATTGAGGTCGATAAATTAGAAAAAATGCAGTCTCAATTGGTGGAGACCTTATGCCAGCTAGAAAAGCACTTCCCCCCTTCCTTGTTTGATGTAATGATCCATCTCTCAGTTCATCTTGTAAGAGAAGTTGAGCTTTGTGGTCCTATCTTCCTACGTTGGATGTATCCTTTCGAGAGATATATGAAGACGTTCAAGGGATATGTTCGAAACAGGGCTCATCCGGAAGGTTGCATCGCTGAGGCCTATATTGCAGAAGAGGCGGTTGAGTGTTTAGTTAATTTTGAAGAACCAACAGTTGGGTTACCGGGAAGGGATAAGAACAAGGAGAAATACAGACCCTTATCTGGTGCAACAATGATAAAGCCGAGCATCAAGGATTTGCACCAAGCACATCTGTAG